A genomic stretch from Sulfurimonas sediminis includes:
- a CDS encoding NAD(P)H-dependent glycerol-3-phosphate dehydrogenase — protein sequence MSIGVIGAGKWGSALAFALSEKNSVFITSRTPRDLDNFVTLDEILACEYLVVTVPAQQIADWLEENFVFKNQKILVASKGIEATSGKFLNEIYEKYVPDENIAFLSGPSFASEVMQSLPTALVINSSNEKLAQELGDLFPSFIKTYTSDDVIGAEVCGAYKNVIAIAAGICNGLELGNNAAAALISRGLVEMQRFGIAYGAKEESFIGLSGAGDLFLTASSPMSRNFRVGIGLAKGRTQKEILEALGEVAEGIGTAYALHDISVKQDLYLPIAREVYLTLEGKNPHESLKDLLTK from the coding sequence ATGTCAATTGGAGTCATTGGAGCAGGTAAGTGGGGCAGTGCTTTGGCATTTGCCCTGAGTGAAAAAAACAGTGTTTTTATTACGTCTAGAACTCCGAGAGATTTAGACAATTTTGTCACTCTTGATGAGATTCTTGCATGCGAGTATCTTGTGGTTACAGTACCGGCACAGCAGATAGCAGACTGGCTTGAAGAAAATTTTGTATTTAAAAACCAAAAAATTCTTGTGGCATCCAAGGGTATAGAGGCTACAAGCGGAAAGTTTTTAAATGAAATATATGAAAAGTATGTTCCCGATGAAAATATAGCCTTTTTATCTGGTCCCTCTTTTGCTTCAGAAGTGATGCAGTCCCTGCCGACTGCCTTGGTTATAAACTCTTCGAATGAAAAACTTGCTCAAGAGTTGGGTGATTTGTTTCCCTCTTTTATTAAAACATATACTTCAGATGATGTGATAGGCGCAGAAGTTTGCGGTGCATACAAAAATGTCATTGCGATTGCCGCGGGTATATGCAATGGATTGGAATTAGGAAATAATGCAGCTGCGGCGTTGATATCTCGCGGTTTGGTTGAAATGCAGCGCTTTGGCATTGCATACGGCGCAAAAGAGGAGAGTTTTATAGGTTTAAGTGGTGCAGGTGATCTGTTTTTAACAGCTTCTTCTCCCATGAGCAGAAACTTCAGAGTGGGAATCGGTCTTGCAAAAGGCCGTACTCAAAAAGAGATTCTTGAAGCACTGGGCGAAGTTGCAGAAGGAATAGGAACTGCGTATGCTCTGCATGACATCTCTGTAAAGCAAGATTTGTATCTTCCTATTGCGAGAGAAGTGTATCTGACACTCGAGGGGAAAAATCCACATGAGAGTTTGAAAGATTTATTGACAAAGTAG
- a CDS encoding NAD-binding protein, translated as MTKTTALIFGHNKYAYEIIKNLKDKYNSIKVYSLDESDKKEGLYDVELFDLSDEWEEIDNNVDIENSIAFCALEDPSENIFLTISLRSSFENLTIITIASNKENSDKLKMAGATKVIPIVETTSDIIANVLEKPVSNKVLHSILYEESDLKIAQIKIDDTSHFKDEKLKSIDWTRYNGILVLSVMHEDMQSEFIYSNKAKEHVIKSGDILVIVGYEKDIQEFENLIGSKRYVNWSHWSR; from the coding sequence ATGACTAAAACTACAGCATTGATATTTGGACACAATAAATACGCCTATGAAATCATAAAAAATCTAAAAGACAAATACAACAGCATCAAAGTTTACTCTTTGGATGAGAGTGATAAAAAAGAGGGTTTGTATGATGTGGAACTTTTTGATTTAAGCGATGAGTGGGAAGAGATAGACAACAATGTAGATATTGAAAATTCAATAGCTTTTTGTGCATTGGAAGACCCTTCCGAAAATATATTTTTAACGATATCACTGCGTTCAAGTTTTGAAAACCTGACAATTATAACGATTGCATCAAATAAAGAAAATTCAGATAAACTGAAAATGGCAGGCGCCACAAAAGTCATTCCGATTGTAGAGACCACATCGGATATTATTGCAAATGTACTGGAAAAACCGGTATCGAACAAGGTACTGCACAGTATTTTATATGAAGAGAGTGATCTCAAAATTGCACAAATTAAAATTGACGATACAAGCCATTTTAAGGATGAAAAACTTAAAAGTATAGACTGGACACGATATAATGGCATACTGGTATTATCTGTGATGCATGAAGATATGCAGAGTGAATTTATATATTCAAACAAAGCAAAAGAGCATGTTATAAAAAGCGGTGATATTCTAGTAATAGTAGGATATGAAAAAGATATACAGGAATTTGAAAATTTGATTGGGAGTAAGCGATATGTCAATTGGAGTCATTGGAGCAGGTAA